GAGCCTGCTGCGCCACCTCGCGGATGGCTGCCGTGACGCTCTGCACCTGCGCGGCCACACGGGCGGCCTCGGCGGCGGTGAGCTGCGTACCCTGACCGATCTGTTCGGTGGTCGCCAGCAGGGCCTGCGATCCGCCCGTGACCGATGTGGAGGCGCGCTGCACGCCTCCCAGCACGTCCGCCAGCTCGGCGGTCATCAGGTTGATCGAGTCCACCACGTTCCCCAGCACGTCCTCGGTCACCGTGCCGCGCCGGGTCAGGTCACCGTCGGCGATGTCCATGGTCACGTCCAAGAATTCACCGATGTTGCTCTGCAGACGCGAGGCCTCCAGGCGTTCAAGCTCGGTTTTTTCCTGGTTGCTCTGCAGCTGCGCCGACGCTTCGTTGAACGCCCCGGCCACCAGCCCCAGCTCGTCCTGGGTATTGACCTGGACGGTCTGGCCAAATTCCCCCTGCGCCAGCGAACGCGCCGAGCGTGCCAGTTGGGTCAGCGGCGTGATGATGGCGCGGCTCACCGCAAGCAGCAGCAGCGCGGCCAGCACGGTCAGCAGGGCCACCCCCAGCAGCTCCAGCAGCTGGGCATTGCGCTGAGCCGCGAGCCGGTCGCCCAGCAGTCGGTTGATTTCCTGGCTGCCTAGGGTAATGGCAGCGGCAGTCTGTTCGGTGGCGCTCTGCAGGCTCTTGAGGCTGGCGCGCTGCCCGACGTTACGCAGCAGATCCGCGTTGGCTGCGGTGGCGATGGCCTGGCGCATCGGCTCCAGGTTGCGGATGGCCGCGCCCAGCGTGGGGGTCAGGCTCTCGTCCTGGGCCTCGGCGCGCTTGATCGAGCTGAACGCCTCGTCGAGGGCCACTCCGGCGCGCACGGCCAGGTCGCGGTACTGGGGCGCGATGATGTCCACCAGATCGGGCTGATCCTTGACCTGTTCCAGCGAGGTGGCCAGTGCGGTCAGTGCGGCCAGCCGCGCGCGCACCTCGGGCAAGCGGATCAGGGCTGCCTGAATGGCGTATGACGAGGTGGCTGTGGAGTCGAGGCGCAGATTGGACTCCTGAAGCAAGTTGCTCAGGCTGGGGAGCACCTGGTCATCGTAGAACTGCTTGTAGTTGGACGCCAGCAGCAGCCCAGCGGGCCCGAGATCGCTGGCCTGCAGTTGCTTCCACTGCTTGGTCATCTCGGCCACGGAGGCCTGAGTCGTGTTCAGCTTCGCGGCGCCCGTGCCCTGCGCCAGGGCCGCCAGCGCCTTCGTGGCTGCCTTCTGCGCGCTCGCTGCAGCGGCAGTGTCACCCTTGATCCGGGCGTCGACAAGGCTGGCCAGCCCCGTCTGAAAACGCTGATATTCGGCGATCTGGCTCGTGCCCGCCTGTTCCCGCTGAATGAAGTTGATGTCCTGTTCCCGGCCGCTGACCGCCAGGAACAGCAGCGCCGTAATGGGCAGAGCGAAGATGCCGGCGGTGAGGGCCAGCTTCTGGCCCACGCCGATGCGGCCCAGCAGGCTGCTGGAATTCGGGCGGGGGGCAGCAGCCGATTTGCGGCGCGTCGGCTTTGACTGGACGGTGTTCAGGAAGGGATCGAGACGGGCATTCTGGGACATGGGGTGGCTCCTTTGCCTGGACGAGTTGAAAGGCGGATCGGTGCTGGAGGATTCGGGACGGAACTGGAAAGTAGGCTCAGCCGGGCAGACGGAACCGCGCCAGGCTGCCGCTCAGGCGCTGGGCGAGTTGCTGCAGTTGCTCGGCCACCTCGCGGCCCGTTTCGGCAGATCGCTGCGATTCCTTGGCCACTTCGGCGATTTGGGTCACCGCGCCGCTCATGCCTTGCACTTCCCGCATCTGCTCACGCGCGGCGTCCGAGATGTTGCTGGCGAAGTGTGCGGTGACTCCGGCCAGTTCGGCAATCTCACGCAGGGCCTCACCGGCCTGTCCGGCCACGGCGTAGCCCTGCTCAACCTGCGCGCTGTTGACCCGCATGTTCTGCGCCACGCCCTGCACGTCGCCCTGGACCTTGGCGATCAGGTCCGCGATACGCGCGGTGGCGTCGGTAGACAGATCCGCCAGTTCACGAATTTCTTCGGCCACCACGGCGAACCGTTTGCCGGCCTCGCCCGCGCCCGCCGCCTCGATAGAGGCGTGCAAGGACAGCAGGTTGACCTGTGACGCGATGTGGCCGATCGAGTCCACGATTTCCCCGATCTGCTCCGAGCGCTGGGTCAGCGACTGCACCCGTTCGGCGACGTCCTGGGAGGACTCACGGATAGCTTCCATGCCTTTCAGGGTGCTGCTCACGGCCTGCTGCCCCGTTTCGGAAGCGCTCAGGGCACGCTGCGCCGAATCGGCGGAGGCTTGCGCAATGGCCGACATCTGCCGGATGGCCGCCGTCATCTCCTGCGCCTGCCGGGTCACGCGTCCGGTTTCCAGGGTGGTCACCAGGGTTCCCTGCCGGATCTGCTCGGTGGACTCCAGCATGGACTTCGAGCTGCCCGTCACCGACGTAGACGCGCGCTGCACGTCGCTCAACACGGCGGCCAGTTCCTCGGTCATCAAGTTGATCGAGTCGACCACGTTCCCCAGCACGTCCTCACTCACCCGGCCGCGCGCCGTCAGATCACCTTCGGCAATCTGCATGGTCACGTCCAGGAACTCGCCGACGTTGGCCTGGAGGTGCTGGGCAGCCTGACGCTCGGCCTCGGTCTGTTCCTGGTTGACCCTCAGTTTGGCCGTCGCCGCGTTGAAGGCCAGACCCACCACGCCCAGCTCGTCGCGGGTCGTGACCGGCACCGACACGCTCAGGTCGCCCTGTTCCAGCGCGCGGGCCGACTGGGCCAGGCGGGTCAGCGGGCGCGTAATGGCGCGGGCCACCGCCAGCAGCAGCAGTCCGGCCAGCACCGTGAGCAGCGCCACCGACAGCAGTTCCACGAACATGCCGCGACGCTCTGCGCTCAAGCGCGCCGCCAGCAGCCGCTTGACCTCGGTGTTGCCCACGCCGACGGCGGCTGAAATTTTGAGGGCCGCGCTCCGGAGGGTGCTGGAGTCCAGCCGTTCTGAGGCGAGAGTGATGTTGTCGCGCCCGGCCCCGTTGCTCAGCGTCTGGCGCACCTCGTCAAGGCCGGCCATCGCCTTGCCGAGGCTTTCCTTCAGGCTGGGGTCCTGTGCCTCGGCACGGGCCACAGCGCTGAATGCCGCGTCCAGGGCCACGCCAGCGCGGATCGCCTCGTCACGGTACTGGGGAAGCAACAGGTTGAACAGCGCGGGCATGTTCTGGATCTCGTTGATGGACTGGGCCAGCAGGGCAAGGGTGAACAGCCGTGCCTGCACTTCCGGCAAGTGCACCAGCGCACCCTGAATCGCGAAATATGACGAGGCCGTGGGGTCGAGGAGCAGGTTCGATTCCGTGAGCAGCGTTTCCAGCCCAGGCAGCATGGATTCACTGTTGAAGGTGTTGAACATCGAGACCGCAAAGGTACCCTGCGGTCCAGCCCCGGCTTCTTCCAGCAGCTTCCATTGCTGGATCACACCTTCAAATGTGGTTGAACTGATCTCTAGGCCACGCGCGGCCATGCCGCTCTGCAGGGTCTCCAGCGCCTGGTCGGCCGCCGTGCCTGCCGCCGCCATCTTGAGCTGATCGCCGGCTATCTTGGCCCCGATAAAGTCGGCCACCGAGGTCTGCAGCTTGCCGTAGGCCTCGATCTGCTGTGTGCCGCTCAGCTCGCGCTGCACGAAATTAATGTCCTGCTGCCTGCCGCTGGCGGTCAGGTACAGCAACACGGTGATCGGCAGCGCGAACAGACCCGCCGTGAGGGCCAGTTTCTGACCCACGCCGATCTGGCCCAGCAGGGTGCTGCGGGCAGTCTTGGAGGCGCGTTGCGGTTTGGATGGACTGCGGAGGCCCTTGGTGATCAGGCTGGGGTCCAGGCGGGCGTTTTGCGACATGAGAGAACTCCTTGAGCGGGGATGGGGCTGGACTTTTCGCGTGGGCGACGCGCAACAGACACGTCACGGGCGCGGAAGTGATTCTTGGATTTAGACCGACTGAAGGCGTCCGCCAACCGCCAGACTCAGGGCCGCCAGCCCCAGCAGCGACGCCGGGTGGTCTCCAAACTGCCCGTCTTGCAGCAGCGCCTGTCCCTCCTGGACCTCCGCATTCACGTTGCCGATCACGTCGTCAATGGGCAGCAGCAGGGTCTCCCCTGCCGCCTCGCACAGCAGCCCCAGCTGACTGCCGTCTGCCTGGGGCGTGGGTGCCTCCACCCCCAGCAGCGCGGACAGGTTGACCACCGGAATGGCGCGGCCCTGGGCCGGGGCCAGGCCCAGCAGACTGCCGCCAGTGGCAGGAAGCGGCGCAATGGTGCCGATTGGCACCACCTGACTCACCAGGCGGGTGGGCAGGGCCAGCGTTCGCGGGCCGCTGCGGAACAGCAGATAGGGTTGCAAGGACAGAGGCTGCGACATAAGGGTCAGACGTGCCGGGCGATCAGGCTCAGGAGCTGATCGGGGGTGTAAGGCTTGATCAGGTAGTCCACCGCTCCCTGTCGCAGGCCCCATTTCACGTCGGTCTCCGCACCCTTGCTGCTCACGAAGATCACCTTCATGCCCTCGGCGGCAGGCAGACGCTTCAGGGCGCGCAGGGTCTCGTAGCCGTTACGCTCGGGCATCACCACGTCCAGCAGCGCCAGCTGGGGCCGCTCGGCCTCGACCGCAGCCTCGGCCGCCTTGGAATCGGTTAGGGTCACGCAGCTGTGGATGGTGCCCTTCAGGGCGTCGGTCATGAAGCGGATATCGGAGGGGGAGTCGTCGACGATCAGAATTTTTGCCATGTGGTTACCTTCCTCTGGGTGCTGGTTTGTGCGGTCTGCGTGGGTGATCCCGATAAGGGGTCGATGAAGAGTGAACGATCAGAGAGGACCAAACCATTTGTGTTCCCACTGCACGTTTTGCCCATTGCTGGCAACGATATGCAGGGGCCCGACACAGAATTCTTACAGCGAGATGAGTTTGGAAACGCCGCCGATGACGAGATGACTTAGCTCACATCAGATGGGCGTTCGTTGCCGATATTCAGTTTTGTGGGGCGGTTATGCACTGGAAGATGCCGTGTCAGGTTTAAATCTCCCCAGACGTTCACAATTGACGCACACGTAAATTCCGGCCTATGCTGGGATCTGTCCGCTCCGTCCAACCTGTCGCAATCCCCCATCCCCGGAGGTTAAAAGTGGCCCTGAAAGACCTGTTCGACCTGAGTGGCAAGACTGCCCTGATTACCGGAGGCTCGCGCGGCCTGGGCCTGCAGATCGCCGAAGCATTGGGCGAGTACGGGGCCACGGTGGTGCTGACCGCCCGCAAGCAACACGAGCTTGACGAGGCCAGCGCCCATCTAAAAAGCATGGGCATCACGGCCCACGTTTACGCCAATGATCTGGGCGATTTCGCCAGTATCGACCCCACCGTCGAGAAAATCGTGGCCGAGGTGGGCAAGATTGACATCCTGGTGAACAATGCCGGGGCCACCTGGGGTGCGCCCACCGCCGAACACCCGCTGGACGCGTGGCTGAAGGTGATGAACGTCAACCTCAACGGCACCTTCCTGATCACCCAGAGTGTCCTGAACCGCTGCATGCTGCCGAACGGGGGCGGGCGCATTGTCAACGTGGCCAGCGTCGCCGGGCTGCAGGGCAATGATCCGCGCATGGCCGCCACGCTGGCGTACAACACCTCCAAAGGCGGGCTGGTGAACTTCACCCGCGCGCTGGCCGCCGAGATGGCCGACAAGGGCGTAACCGTCAACAGCATCTGCCCCGGCTACTTTCCCACCAAGATGACCCGGGGTACGCTGGCCTACGGCGAACAGGCCATCCTGGAGTCCACCCCCATGCACCGGCTGGGCGGCGATCAGGATCTCAAGGGCCTCGCCCTGCTGCTCTCCAGCGATGCCAGCGCCTTCATGACCGGCCAGAACATCGCGGTGGACGGTGGGGCCTGTATCGTATGACGGAGGCAGAACGCGGCCTGGACAGCCCCGAGGCCAGGATGCTCATTGCACGCGGGCTGGAGGGCAGCGCCTACACCCGCCAGATGGGCACGCGCCTGAGGCACTTCGAGGCGGGCCGGGTGGAGATCGAAATCGATCTGCGCCCCGAACT
The genomic region above belongs to Deinococcus humi and contains:
- a CDS encoding methyl-accepting chemotaxis protein, which produces MSQNARLDPFLNTVQSKPTRRKSAAAPRPNSSSLLGRIGVGQKLALTAGIFALPITALLFLAVSGREQDINFIQREQAGTSQIAEYQRFQTGLASLVDARIKGDTAAAASAQKAATKALAALAQGTGAAKLNTTQASVAEMTKQWKQLQASDLGPAGLLLASNYKQFYDDQVLPSLSNLLQESNLRLDSTATSSYAIQAALIRLPEVRARLAALTALATSLEQVKDQPDLVDIIAPQYRDLAVRAGVALDEAFSSIKRAEAQDESLTPTLGAAIRNLEPMRQAIATAANADLLRNVGQRASLKSLQSATEQTAAAITLGSQEINRLLGDRLAAQRNAQLLELLGVALLTVLAALLLLAVSRAIITPLTQLARSARSLAQGEFGQTVQVNTQDELGLVAGAFNEASAQLQSNQEKTELERLEASRLQSNIGEFLDVTMDIADGDLTRRGTVTEDVLGNVVDSINLMTAELADVLGGVQRASTSVTGGSQALLATTEQIGQGTQLTAAEAARVAAQVQSVTAAIREVAQQAQNSAETARAALLASQQGQEAVTGTLDGMQNIRREVQGVAKRIKGLGDRSLEIQEIVDTISQIARQTNLLALNASIEAAGAGEAGGRFSIVADEVRKLADTSGQATARIATLIKNVQAEIQDVIVSVEDGTREVEQGYRVAGTAGERLREIGSLTQQSAQLAETIAASQQAQVQGIEDMGSAVEQIAAVARESQDSVNQGRAAAEQLQTLAQNLNASLTRFRLPS
- a CDS encoding methyl-accepting chemotaxis protein, whose product is MSQNARLDPSLITKGLRSPSKPQRASKTARSTLLGQIGVGQKLALTAGLFALPITVLLYLTASGRQQDINFVQRELSGTQQIEAYGKLQTSVADFIGAKIAGDQLKMAAAGTAADQALETLQSGMAARGLEISSTTFEGVIQQWKLLEEAGAGPQGTFAVSMFNTFNSESMLPGLETLLTESNLLLDPTASSYFAIQGALVHLPEVQARLFTLALLAQSINEIQNMPALFNLLLPQYRDEAIRAGVALDAAFSAVARAEAQDPSLKESLGKAMAGLDEVRQTLSNGAGRDNITLASERLDSSTLRSAALKISAAVGVGNTEVKRLLAARLSAERRGMFVELLSVALLTVLAGLLLLAVARAITRPLTRLAQSARALEQGDLSVSVPVTTRDELGVVGLAFNAATAKLRVNQEQTEAERQAAQHLQANVGEFLDVTMQIAEGDLTARGRVSEDVLGNVVDSINLMTEELAAVLSDVQRASTSVTGSSKSMLESTEQIRQGTLVTTLETGRVTRQAQEMTAAIRQMSAIAQASADSAQRALSASETGQQAVSSTLKGMEAIRESSQDVAERVQSLTQRSEQIGEIVDSIGHIASQVNLLSLHASIEAAGAGEAGKRFAVVAEEIRELADLSTDATARIADLIAKVQGDVQGVAQNMRVNSAQVEQGYAVAGQAGEALREIAELAGVTAHFASNISDAAREQMREVQGMSGAVTQIAEVAKESQRSAETGREVAEQLQQLAQRLSGSLARFRLPG
- a CDS encoding chemotaxis protein CheW, with the protein product MQPYLLFRSGPRTLALPTRLVSQVVPIGTIAPLPATGGSLLGLAPAQGRAIPVVNLSALLGVEAPTPQADGSQLGLLCEAAGETLLLPIDDVIGNVNAEVQEGQALLQDGQFGDHPASLLGLAALSLAVGGRLQSV
- a CDS encoding response regulator, which gives rise to MAKILIVDDSPSDIRFMTDALKGTIHSCVTLTDSKAAEAAVEAERPQLALLDVVMPERNGYETLRALKRLPAAEGMKVIFVSSKGAETDVKWGLRQGAVDYLIKPYTPDQLLSLIARHV
- a CDS encoding SDR family oxidoreductase produces the protein MALKDLFDLSGKTALITGGSRGLGLQIAEALGEYGATVVLTARKQHELDEASAHLKSMGITAHVYANDLGDFASIDPTVEKIVAEVGKIDILVNNAGATWGAPTAEHPLDAWLKVMNVNLNGTFLITQSVLNRCMLPNGGGRIVNVASVAGLQGNDPRMAATLAYNTSKGGLVNFTRALAAEMADKGVTVNSICPGYFPTKMTRGTLAYGEQAILESTPMHRLGGDQDLKGLALLLSSDASAFMTGQNIAVDGGACIV